In Cryptococcus gattii WM276 chromosome N, complete sequence, a single window of DNA contains:
- a CDS encoding Membrane protein of the ATP-binding cassette (ABC) transporter superfamily, putative; Pdr11p (Similar to TIGR gene model, INSD accession AAW47099.1): MTHRNDDPEATAVQSAASSSPSLLTGDEINLARISKKDHAEDVSASHGKIFDQPGSIPLPNAGYHSLGVVWEDVTVYGAGGGKKYVESFEVSIFKLWDVYAFAKKLFRITTGPTRPLIRNFSGVAEEGEVLLVLGRPGAGCSTLMRALANVPEPFVKIDGDVSYSSIPAHEAKKYYDGEIIFNSEEDEHQPLLTVEETIKSALLLKEPHKKEDKGKRSEYVESLFARILDTFGMPHTRNTMVGNQFVRGVSGGERKRVSLAEVLTTNAAVICWDNPIRGLDSAVALHFYRVLRELSKSLGMVNIISTYQTAQDAWDCVDRVVVIYEGRQIFSGRASRAQAYFENMGWYKKPRQTTPDFLTAVTSSNERKVRDGFKGEVPQTPEEFEQYFFESQEYKDLQQDIQRYKERQAQSSNAEEFRTAVKNSKHPGAGKSTPYRVNFAQQVAILCKRQLQLTRTDMTSFIYRIGSNVLQAVLVGAVCYKPPNNSAGSFAIAGALFFCILYYTIFALGEVPATVNSRPLLKKHRALGFYHPAAHTLAQIVCDIPVYVFQTLLFSAVFYFMVGLTVGAKYFFTFWFVIFTMYEAISVMYRMIGSWTPNMSVAIRYGCLALSVVLSSSGFALPPPRQLRWISWLQRATPCSWAFEALMANEFRARTLTCSPTDLIPSGPGYDNIQYQVCSINGAQPGSVNVAGMDYVNFVYGSQVSHIWRNVGILWAYFVVYVIMIVIGSSLLIRESPDSSQKVYKRGGKAIIMETEEKAEEGKAAMEKVQRPKGSGDEVPVYTFEDVHYTVQVAGKDKPLLNGISGYVKGGSLTALMGASGAGKTTLLDTISLRKTTGKVEGKMTIDGKPLDASFSRQTGFAMQADIHEPMSTVRECLQFSALLRQSNDRTRDGRLEFAENIIKLLELEDIADALIGAPGEDGLGVEERKRVTIGVELAADPEFLLFLDEPTSGLDSQASYEIVRFLKRIAASGLAVLCTIHQPSGDLFEMFDSVVLLAPGGHTVYVGETGENATTVVKYFGDRGAYCPSEANPAEFILGTVAPVGGTDTDWPGLWKQSDEAAEVRRRINKYTLRNNSGNIESEKAVTEVQQKSGSDAYASSFMTMTRELVIRNFRAQWRDGSFWTTQIVVLIYFGLYIGFFFYKLDHTPNNMTPASLSLLVAVQALPGIAMDIGMNYLAKMDMFLARERLGIYSWQALVTSLLVVSMPVLFVGWNLLFFCFYWTVGLVGTRADGVLVWLCFMSSSVLNAGFGVLLGAVSPNRLSLPYILSLVWNLLNVLSWALVFYSGLPSPFHYFFSWLSPLRYLYSALMTGSLGNLKLECIEEDLVTFFPPSGQTCYEYAANYLATTSGYLVDGNSTTSCQYCASSTGYDYVQQMGYSHGTKWRDWAITIIWCLSNVFFCFLFTWAIKIRPLYKKN; this comes from the exons ATGACACATCGCAATGACGATCCAGAAGCTACCGCAGTCCAATCTGCTGCCTCCTCATCACCTTCCCTCCTGACCGGGGACGAGATCAACCTCGCCAGGATTTCGAAGAAAGACCACGCCGAGGATGTCTCTGCGAGTCATGGAAAGATTTTCGACCAGCCTGGAAGCATTCCTCTACCGAATGCAGGGTATCACTCATTAGGAGTAGTTTGGGAGGATGTTACTGTGTATGGTGCCGGCGGCGGGAAGAAGTATGTGGAGTCTTTTGAGGTGTCGATATTCAAG CTGTGGGACGTATATGCCTTTGCCAAGAAGCTGTTCCGGATTACAACTGGTCCAACTCGACCTTTGATCCGCAACTTCTCTGGCGTGGCCGAAGAGGGCGAGGTTTTGCTCGTCCTTGGTCGACCGGGCGCGGGATGTTCTACTTTGATGCGGGCGCTCGCAAACGTCCCCGAACCATTTGTTAAGATTGATGGTGATGTGTCGTACTCGAGTATCCCTGCTCATGAGGCTAAAAA ATACTATGATGGCGAGATCATCTTCAACTCTGAAGAAGACGAGCATCAGCCTTTGTTAACAGTCGAAGAAACCATCAAGTCTGCTCTGCTCTTGAAGGAACCACACAAGAAAGAAGACAAGGGGAAGCGCTCGGAATATGTGGAAAGTTTATTTGCACGCATCTTGGATACCTTCGGCATGCCTCATACGAGGAACACAATGG TCGGTAACCAGTTCGTTCGTGGCGTCTCGGGAGGCGAAAGAAAGAGAGTCTCGCTGGCTGAGGTTCTCACCACCAATGCCGCCGTCATTTGCTGGGACAATCCTATCCGTGGTTTAGATTCTGCTGTTGCTTTGCACTTCTACAGGGTCCTGAGGGAGCTTTCGAAGTCATTAGGCATGGTCAAC ATCATCTCTACTTACCAAACCGCTCAGGATGCCTGGGATTGCGTCGACCGTGTTGTTGTCATTTACGAAGGTCGACAGATATTTTCC GGGCGAGCTAGTAGAGCTCAGGCTTACTTCGAAAACATGGGTTGGTACAAGAAGCCTCGTCAAAC TACACCCGACTTCTTGACTGCTGTCACGTCATCCAATGAGCGAAAGGTGAGAGACGGATTCAAGGGCGAGGTTCCTCAGACCCCCGAGGAATTTGAGCAATACTTCTTTGAAAGCCAGGAGTACAAAGACTTGCAACAGGACATTCAACGATACAAGGAACGACAAGCCCAGTCGAGCAATGCCGAAGAATTTCGAACTGCCGTTAAGAACTCGAAACACCCTGGTGCCGGCAAGTCTACTCCTTATCGGGTCAACTTTGCTCAACAAGTCGCCATCTTGTGCAAGCGTCAGTTGCAACTTACTCGAACTGACATGACTAGTTTTATCTACCGTATTGGCTCAAACGTTTTACAAGCCGTGTTGGTTGGTGCTGTCT GTTACAAGCCTCCCAACAATTCTGCTGGTTCTTTCGCTATTGCTGGTGCTCTTTTCTTCTGTATCTTATACTACACTATCTTCGCCCTTGGTGAAGTCCCTGCCACTGTCAACTCTCGTCCGCTCTTAAAGAAACACAGGGCCCTCGGTTTTTACCATCCCGCTGCACACACTTTGGCTCAAATTGTCTGTGATATCCCTGTTTACGTGTTCCAAACCCTCCTTTTCTCGGCGGTCTTCTATTTCATGGTCGGTCTTACCGTTGGAGCCAAATACTTTTTCACTTTCTGGTTTGTCATCTTCACTATGTATGAAGCCATTTCGGTCATGTATCGAATGATCGGATCTTGGACTCCCAATATGTCCGTTGCTATCCGTTATGGCTGTTTGGCTCTTTCGGTAGTCTTGTCGTCCTCAGGCTTTgcacttcctcctcctaGACAAC TCAGGTGGATCTCATGGTTGCAAAGAGCCACTCCTTGCTCTTGGGCATTCGAGGCTCTTATGGCCAACGAATTCCGAGCAAGAACATTGACTTGTAGTCCAACCGATCTGATTCCCAGTGGTCCTGGATACGATAATATCCAATACCAGGTGTGCTCTATCAACGGTGCTCAGCCTGGTTCTGTTAATGTTGCTGGTATGGACTATGTCAACTTTGTCTACGGTTCCCAGGTTAGCCATATTTGGAGAAATGTCGGCATTTTGTGGGCTTACTTTGTTG TCTACGTTATCATGATTGTCATTGGTTCATCTCTCCTGATCCGAGAAAGCCCCGACTCATCTCAAAAAGTTTATAAGCGAGGCGGAAAGGCTATCATTATGGAAACTGAGGAGAAGGCcgaagaaggaaaggcAGCCATGGAGAAGGTCCAGAGACCCAAGGGCTCGGGAGACGAAGTTCCGGTCTACACCTTCGAGGATGTACACTACACTGTGCAAGTTGCGGGTAAGGATAAACCACTTCTT AACGGTATCAGCGGTTACGTTAAAGGGGGGTCTTTGACTGCTCTTATGGGTGCATCAGGTGCAGGTAAAACCACACTTTTA GACACAATCTCTCTTCGTAAGACCACCGGTAAAGTGGAAGGCAAGATGACTATCGATGGCAAACCTCTGGACGCATCCTTCTCCCGTCAAACTGGTTTCGCCATGCAAGCAGACATCCACGAACCTATGTCTACTGTTCGTGAGTGTCTTCAATTCTCCGCCTTGCTTCGACAGAGCAACGACCGCACTCGCGACGGACGATTGGAATTTGCCGAGAATATCATCAAACTGTTGGAGCTGGAAGACATCGCCGACGCTTTGATTGGAGCGCCCGGTGAAGATGGTTTAGGTGTCGAGGAGCGCAAGCGTGTTACCATCG GTGTTGAACTTGCTGCGGACCCTGAATTCCTTCTGTTCTTGGATGAACCTACCTCCGGTCTTGACTCTCAAGCTTCTTACGAAATAGTTCGATTCCTTAAGCGCATCGCTGCATCCGGCCTCGCTGTTCTTTGTACGATTCATCAGCCTTCCGGTGACCTTTTCGAGATGTTTGATTCCGTTGTTCTACTCGCTCCCGGTGGTCATACTGTTTACGTTGGAGAGACTGGCGAAAATGCGACGACTGTTGTCAAGTATTTCGGAGACCGTGGCGCCTACTGTCCTTCTGAGGCTAATCCTGCAGAGTTCATCTTGGGAAC TGTCGCTCCTGTCGGCGGTACAGATACCGATTGGCCTGGTCTCTGGAAGCAAAGTGACGAAGCTGCGGAAGTTCGACGGAGAATCAACAAGTATACTTTACGCAATAACTCCGGTAATATCGAATCAGAAAAGGCTGTTACCGAAGTTCAGCAGAAGAGCGGTAGCGATGCGTATGCTTCTTCATTCATGACCATGACAAGAGAACTCGTTATCAGGAATTTCCGCGCTCAGTGGCGAG ACGGCTCTTTCTGGACTACTCAAATCGTTGTCTTGATTTACTTCGGTCTTTACAttggcttcttcttctatAAACTCGATCACACCCCCAACAATATGACTCCCGCGTCCTTGTCCCTCTTAGTCGCAGTTCAGGCCCTTCCCGGTATTGCCATGGACATCGGTATGAACTACCTCGCCAAGATGGACATGTTTCTCGCACGAGAGAGACTGGGTATCTATTCCTGGCAGGCCCTTGTCACCTCACTCCTCGTTGTGTCCATGCCTGTTCTCTTTGTCGGCTGGAACTTGCTTTTCTTCTGTTTCTATTGGACAGTCGGCTTGGTTGGCACCCGTGCCGACGGGGTTCTGGTGTGGTTGTGCTTCATGAGCTCCTCTGTCTTGAACGCTGGGTTTGGTGTCTTGCTTGGTGCCGTCTCGCCCAACAGGCTGTCACTGCCTTACATCTTGTCTTTGGTATGGAACT TGCTCAACGTTTTGTCATGGGCTTTGGTTTTCTACTCTGGCCTTCCCTCGCCATTCCATTATTTCTTCAGT TGGCTGTCTCCCCTTCGATACCTTTACAGTGCTCTCATGACTGGCTCCTTGGGAAACCTCAAACTAGAGTGCATCGAAGAAGACCTTGTTACATTCTTCCCACCTTCTGGTCAAACCTGTTACGAATATGCCGCCAACTACCTCGCAACTACTTCTGGTTATCTCGTCGATGGCAACTCAACAACTAGCTGCCAGTACTGTGCCAGCAGCACTGGTTACGATTATGTTCAACAGATGGGCTATTCTCATGGTACCAAGTGGCGAGACTGGGCCATCACCATTATCTGGTGTTTGTCCAACGTATTCTTCTGCTTCCTTTTCACTTG GGCGATAAAGATTAGGCCATTGTACAAAAAGAACTAG
- a CDS encoding Hypothetical protein (Similar to TIGR gene model, INSD accession AAW47101.1; CNN00790) has product MSIPSTFLPHLPRSQYTLQPLNPTELLSHIALLRELYLPPIHGGFHAADVFDDEDESRIDASEESKKKGRQVKKEIIEIKRKRRFSAGLVETMEGMGLGLDVELPANPETIIEDKFNEEKEDSEEKEDTEVEYEELETPHLDPFEREWAEKWLSGVVRRAQGWLEENENDEKTDKIKETEAILRDATAVLAMMAGTSAAGSLTRHLIFPIADYLGPALSQIRSKIIPNPMHSPSTTTFLASFSTSPTSPITLRTRLPTSPTTSTSANRGERPQKAKRALLPILLHDAPMGDHLSVGVQTWGSAILLGRQIALHPSAYGLFPNSGANRGVRVLELGAGTGLLSILCRKLLDLNAIASGTHPGLVVATDFLPSVLDNLKICVDLNFPPALTSNGIESTTDVARNEGIHIAKLDWTTFPAFMARGCQGDTEQIGVFTRDGTFDLVLASDCVYDETHAKLLREVASWVLKLPEGENDQGGTFHILSPLRPTFAPELESIDQHFPPLSTYAPLSERSATASSSDPSAVAPELRGEGLGVSKGLKLGTRGEGKRGVKGRKGEGRIDEAQGYWWWEVGWG; this is encoded by the exons ATGAGCATCCCTTCAACTTTCCTACCTCATCTACCGAGGTCACAATACACTCTTCAGCCACTTAACCCCACCGAACTACTCTCTCACATCGCTCTTCTCCGAGAGCTATACCTACCTCCGATTCACGGTGGATTCCATGCCGCTGATGTAtttgacgatgaagatgaatcCCGCATAGATGCCAGTGAAgaaagcaagaagaagggcagacaggtgaagaaggaaattATAGAGATCAAGAGGAAGCGGAGATTCAGCGCTGGTTTAGTGGAGACTATGGAGGGCATGGGCCTCGGCCTTGATGTAGAGTTACCAGCAAACCCCGAAACTATCATTGAAGACAAGTTCaatgaagaaaaggaagatagtgaagaaaaggaggacACCGAAGTTGAGTATGAGGAACTCGAGACGCCGCATTTGGACCCCTTCGAGAGAGAATGGGCGGAGAAGTGGCTCAGTGGAGTCGTTAGGAGAGCCCAAGGCTGGCTGGAAGAGAATGAGAATGATGAGAAAACAGATAAAATCAAAGAGACTGAAGCGATTTTGAGAGATGCCACGGCAGTTCTTGCAATGATGGCAGGTACAAGCG CTGCGGGATCTCTTACTCGccatctcatcttcccTATAGCGGACTACCTCGGCCCAGCACTTTCTCAAATCCGTTCAAAGATCATTCCAAACCCCATGCACTCTCCCAGTACGACTACTTTCCTCGCTTCGTTCTCCACCTCTCCCACTTCTCCCATCACACTTCGGACACGACTGCCCACTTCGCCCACAACGTCTACTAGTGCTAACAGAGGCGAGAGGCCTCAGAAGGCCAAGCGTGCGCTTTTACCCATCTTACTTCACGATGCACCTATGGGCGACCATCTCAGTGTAGGTGTCCAAACATGGGGTAGCGCCATCCTGCTAGGCCGACAAATCGCTCTTCACCCGTCAGCCTATGGGCTTTTCCCTAATTCCGGAGCCAACAGAGGTGTACGAGTCCTAGAACTAGGAGCGGGAACAGGTCTCCTTTCCATTCTTTGTCGGAAGCTTCTCGACCTCAATGCCATTGCATCGGGCACCCATCCCGGCTTGGTGGTGGCCACAGATTTCTTGCCCTCTGTGTTGGACAATCTCAAAATATGTGTCGATCTCAATTTCCCTCCTGCACTTACGTCGAATGGGATTGAATCTACAACCGATGTTGCTCGTAATGAAGGTATCCATATTGCCAAGCTAGATTGGACGACTTTCCCTGCTTTCATGGCCAGGGGATGTCAAGGTGACACAGAACAGATTGGGGTGTTCACTAGGGATGGGACATTTGATTTGGTGTTAGCTAGTGATTGTGTGTATGATGAGACACATGCGAAATTGTTGAGAGAGGTCGCATCGTGGGTGTTGAAGTTGCCTGAAGGTGAAAACGACCAGGGTGGCACCTTC CATATCTTATCCCCTCTCCGCCCAACATTTGCTCCCGAGCTCGAGTCCATCGACCAACAtttccctcctctctccACTTACGCTCCCCTTTCCGAACGCTCCGCCACTGCGTCCTCATCAGATCCATCGGCTGTTGCACCGGAACTGCGCGGGGAAGGTCTTGGTGTATCAAAAGGCTTAAAACTCGGCACAAGAGGCGAGGGCAAACGCGGAGTCAAGGGTAGAAAGGGTGAAGGAAGAATCGACGAGGCCCAAGGGTATTGGTGGTGGGAAGTTGGATGGGGATAG
- a CDS encoding Hypothetical protein (Similar to TIGR gene model, INSD accession AAW47097.1; CNN00760), translated as MFTKAIFATLAALSLVSAAPSFEKRDDSQGTATYYSASGLGACGSSISDSDYIVAMNSAQYDSSVCNKQIWAWNAATQKLAFATVVDECPSCSSGDLDMSTSLFSYLSDGNLNEGVFDVKWNYA; from the exons ATGTTCACCAAGGCTATTTTCGCTACTCTCGCTGCCCTCTCTCTCGTCTCTGCCGCTCCCTCCTTCGAGAAGCGTGACGATTCCCAGGGTACTGCTACCTACTACTCTGCTAGCGGTCTCGGTGCTTGCGGTTCCAGTATCAGCGACAGTGACTA CATTGTGGCTATGAACTCTGCCCAATACGATAGCTCCGTCTGCAACAAGCAGATCTGGGCTTGGAACGCTGCCACTCAGAAACTTGCTTTCGCCACTGTCGTGGACGAGT GCCCCTCCTGTAGTTCTGGTGATCTCGACATGTCCACCAGTCTTTTCAGCTATCTCTCTGACGGCAACCTCAACGAGGGTGTCTTCGACGTCAAGTGGAACTACGCCTAA
- a CDS encoding MDM10, putative (Similar to TIGR gene model, INSD accession AAW47220.1) produces MIGFSTFILRNYYAAIGWNEDNLYSSLTRASSALLDFQLPQSLILQLANSPTPIFFTSYALDALPQLNGSISYITTSIPLDEIGSGRTIAFNSVIERFRIFPPPRRPQPKDEVWLGGKRIEGRDYLLYSRLHLPSLHLSGLATTRLTATLQAHLAFLAQPSHPTSTRPTPPQTPSHIRQPSEPSTPTPSPTPGNVFISLQHDTGRYCGEYTYSVQDGMVGLRTLYNFGWHDDEESEVDKKERREREGKRIDEEEMMEGGLKGRFSAGGEVYFSAKQRSFGISTGLRFTTVPPTLPLPPNAPVPSPPTTLTLLYNPLIGFLSSAYSAQVSPTVALATRFGVNVYSYESDFSVGGEWWIGRRRGKRGLIKDAELQLGAEPRDAVATGIDENKELAENMAQRASLREVTLRDELVEEANTEKEPNFPSPVVTDAIAGELPQQVMSRLQRQQGIDDERDGVLKARLSDNWQFAFLYEARIRNCLVSAGILADLTGRQHPIRSIGLEVQYFS; encoded by the exons ATGATCGGCTTCTCCACCTTT ATTCTGCGCAATTACTACGCGGCGATTGGATGGAATGAAGACAACCTGTATAGCTCTCTTACGCGGGCATCCAGTG CTTTACT AGACTTCCAACTCCCGCAATCACTCATTTTACAGCTCGCCAACTCACCAACACCTATATTTTTCACTTCATATGCTCTCGATGCCCTCCCACAACTTAATGGTTCAATATCTTACATCACAACCTCGATTCCATTGGATGAG ATTGGATCCGGTCGAACGATAGCCTTCAATAGTGTAATTGAGAGGTTCAGAATTTTCCCACCACCGAGAAGACCACAGCCAAAGGATGAAGTCTGGCttggaggaaagagaatCGAAGGCAGGG ATTACCTGTTGTACTCTAGACTGCATCTCCCATCTCTCCATCTGTCCGGCTTAGCAACCACTCGACTCACAGCAACTCTCCAAGCGCACCTTGCTTTCCTTGCGCAGCCTTCACATCCGACATCTACACGACCTACACCACCTCAGACACCTTCACACATTCGCCAACCATCTGAACCATCAACACCAACCCCTTCCCCTACACCGGGAAATGTCTTCATTTCATTGCAACATGATACTGGTCGATATTGTGGAGAGTACACGTATTCAGTACAAGACGGAATGGTCGGCTTGAGGACTCTGTATAACTTTGGGTGGCATGACGACGAGGAGAGCGAGGTTgacaaaaaagagagaagagagagagaggggaagaggattgatgaggaggaaatGATGGAGGGCGGATTGAAAGGGCGATTTTCTGCCGGCGGAGAGGTGTACTTTTCTGCAAAACAGAGAAGCTTTGGCA TTTCAACTGGATTGAGATTCACAACCGTACCACCAACATTACCCCTTCCCCCCAATGCGCCTGTCCCATCGCCTCCCACTACCCTCACCCTCCTTTACAATCCCCTTATTGGCTTCCTTTCATCCGCCTACTCGGCCCAAGTGTCACCAACCGTTGCTCTTGCCACTCGGTTTGGCGTCAATGTCTACTCATACGAAAGTGATTTTAGCGTCGGCGGTGAATGGTGGATCGGCAGACGCCGTGGTAAACGAGGACTTATTAAGGACGCCGAACTTCAACTGGGTGCAGAACCTCGAGACGCTGTGGCGACCGGTATCGACGAGAACAAAGAATTGGCAGAAAATATGGCTCAGCGAGCGTCTTTGCGGGAAGTCACCTTGAGGGACGAGTTAGTGGAGGAAGCAAATACTGAGAAGGAGCCCAATTTCCCATCACCTGTGGTGACAGATGCCATTGCTGGGGAATTGCCGCAACAGGTGATGTCGAGGTTGCAACGGCAGCAAGGCattgatgatgagaggGATGGAGTACTAAAGGCCAGGTTATCGGATAACTGG CAATTTGCATTCTTGTACGAGGCGAGAATTAGGAACTGTTTGGTATCTGCTGGAATACTAGCAGATCTTACAGGAAGACAACATCCCATCAGGAGCATTGGTCTGGAAGTGCAATACTTCTCATGA
- a CDS encoding Hypothetical protein (Similar to SGTC gene model, INSD accession EAL17252.1; CNBN0790), with the protein MADTKRPTSPSTPGQSSSFAVARPHGANAVRRRAPAAARPTSTRAAGAGGSSNTMLKLYTDSGEAGLKVDPFVVIVLSISFIASIFFLHITAKVIRAFTN; encoded by the exons ATG GCCGACACCAAACGTCCCACATCTCCCTCCACTCCCGGacaatcttcttctttcgcTGTTGCTAGGCCTCATGGTGCTAACGCTGTTCG ACGACGCGCTCCCGCAGCTGCTCGACCCACCTCAACCCGTGCAGCCGGTGCCGGTGGCTCTTCCAACACCATGCTTAAACTCTATACCGACTCTGGGGAGGCTGGTCTCAAAGT TGACCCTTTTGTCGTCATTGtcctttccatctcttttatcgcctccatcttcttcctccacaTCACTGCCAAGGTCATCAGAGCTTTTACCAACTAG